Proteins encoded within one genomic window of Betaproteobacteria bacterium:
- a CDS encoding putative addiction module antidote protein produces MSKTKKPGKLLPFDAARYLTDDAAVAEYMTAILETDDPDLLLLALGDVARARGMAQVAKDSGLGRESLYKALAPGAKPRFDTVLKVARALGVRLAARPA; encoded by the coding sequence ATGAGCAAAACCAAGAAGCCCGGCAAATTGCTGCCCTTCGATGCAGCACGATATCTGACCGATGATGCAGCCGTCGCGGAATACATGACCGCGATTCTGGAAACAGACGACCCAGATCTCCTGCTGTTGGCCCTTGGAGACGTCGCTCGCGCCCGGGGAATGGCACAGGTCGCCAAAGACTCAGGGCTTGGGCGCGAGAGCTTGTACAAGGCTCTCGCTCCTGGCGCAAAGCCTCGCTTTGATACCGTGCTCAAGGTGGCGCGCGCTTTGGGTGTTCGTCTCGCGGCGCGTCCCGCGTAA
- a CDS encoding type II toxin-antitoxin system RelE/ParE family toxin: MFSVRLTQEFQDWLDALKDRRGQVRIAARLRLAEAGNLGDWKSVGGEVSEMRVDFGPGYRLYFTRRGSILIVMLAGGEKSSQARDIKRAQRILSQLELEP, translated from the coding sequence ATGTTCTCTGTCCGGCTGACGCAGGAGTTTCAGGATTGGCTTGACGCTCTGAAGGATCGACGGGGACAGGTGCGTATCGCTGCTCGGCTCCGCCTCGCGGAGGCTGGCAATTTGGGCGATTGGAAGTCAGTCGGTGGCGAAGTCTCCGAGATGAGGGTTGACTTCGGTCCAGGCTATCGCCTGTACTTCACGCGGCGGGGCAGCATTCTCATCGTCATGCTCGCTGGCGGTGAGAAATCGTCTCAGGCGCGCGATATCAAGCGGGCGCAACGAATCTTGAGTCAATTGGAGTTGGAGCCATGA